Genomic DNA from Bacillota bacterium:
AGGTTCTTCGAACGAATTCGGCGGTTCGCGTACAACAGGATGTCTATGTCGATGGTCCTCGGGCCCCACCTTATGGTGCGTTCGCGCCCGAGGCCGTCCTCTATGCCCTGACACAAACGCAAGAGCCTGAGGGGTGAAAAGTCGCACGTGATCGCAACGACGGCGTTGAGGAACGGCCCTTGTTCCTCGTACCCCACAGGCTCTGTCTCGTAAAGGGACGAAATCTTCTCGACCGCAACCCGTCCCGACCCTTCGAGCATCCTGATAGCCTCAGCCATGTTACGCCGGCGGTCCCCCACGTTCGACCCCAGCCCGAGGTACGCCAGGACCGTCATCAGCGTGCCGGCCTCCTGACGATCTCAACCCCAACGTAGTCCAGTACTCCGCCCATGGCCACGTCGGGCTTGCGGACCCTCACGATGACCTCGTCCACTTCGTGAGCGGCCAGGATCTCCTGCGCGATAGTCTCGGCCAGGGCTTCAATGAGGTTGAACTCGCGCTCCTCCACTATGTCCTTTACGAGCGTGTATACGTCCACGTAGTTTATGCCGCCCGCATCGAGATCATCGGCTTGAGCGGCTGTGGACAGGTCGGTCGCGAGCTCCACATCCACCTCGAACCTCTGGCCAAGTTCCTTCTCCGCCGGGAAGACCCCGTGATACCCGTAGAACACCATGTTCCGGAGGACGATTCTGTCACTCGGCCCCGCCACGCTCTGCCCCTCCTCTCACGATGGCGTCAGCCATCCTCGCCACCCTACTCATGTATCGTACGTCGTGGACCCGCACGATGTCCGCGCCGGACGCGATGGCGAGCGCCACCGTGGCGGCGGTGCCCTCCAGCCGTTGGTCCACCGGGAGGTTCAGCACCTTTCCGATGAGAGACTTGCGTGACGTCCCCACCAAGATGGGGAGGCCGAGGCTGCGAAACTCCTTCAGTCGTCTGAGGATCTCGAGATTGTGTGCGACGGTCTTGCCGAAGCCGATCCCGGGGTCGATGACTATGCTGTCGCGGGGGATTCCGTACGCCTCGGCCCGGGCCACGGCATCTCGGAAGAAGCCCAGGATCTCCCCAACCACGGAGTCGTACTGCGGGTTGTCCTGCATGTCGCGAGGAAGCCCCTTCATATGCATGAGCACGACCGGAACTCCCGCCCGCGCCACGACCTCGCCCAGACGTTCATCCAGGCGTAGACCCGAGATATCGTTAACCATGTGGGCACCTGCCGCGAGCGCGGCCTCCGCGACTTCGCTCTTGTAAGTATCCACCGAAATGGGGACTTGCACCTCGGCGGCCAGGCGCTTCACGACGGGGATGACGCGCGCCATCTCTTCCTCGAGCGGAACGGGCTCGGCGCCTGGTCTGGTCGATTCCCCGCCTATGTCGACTATGTCGGCACCCTCCTCCACGAGGCGCCGGGCGTGCTCAACCGCAGCCTCGGTCGTACAGTGCTGTCCGCCGTCCGAGAACGAGTCGGGCGTCACGTTTACTATGCCCATGATGTAGGTTCTCTCGCCAAGCGCAAGTGTGTGCTCCCGCAGCTTGAGCGTCCGCCGCGTCCGCGCCACCGGAGGCTCGCACGTGTCAAGCACCTCAATGATCTCACGGGCGATGTCACGCAGGCCGAACGGCTGCCGCAAGAGCCCTTCCGCAGCGCGACGCAGCGTGCGAGCTGTGCCCATGAGGAGGACGTCAGTGGAATCAGTGGAAAGGGAGGCAACTCCGTCGCTGACCGCCGCCTCCCCACCTTTGGAAAGCATCTCCTCTTTGATGAGGATTGCGGCCCTGAGCGGCACCCGCTCGAGACGGATGACCCTGAATACTCCTTTGGGCACCATTATCGACACGCCTTCGGGCGCGACACCTATGTCGCGCATCTCTCGCTCCAGGTCGCCCTCGTCGTTCACGAGGATCAGGCGTGCGTTGTGAGAAGCCACGCCTCGCTTCTCCTGCTCTCGAGCGCGCTCCCCGTCCACTGCGGTCACCCCGTCTTCCACTGCCCGGGCTCTTGCGCCCCTCAGCTCCCGACTCTCAGCTCTCAGCGCGCGGCCGGGGTCTAGACCACCTTGACCCCGAGCGTGCGTTCCATCTCTTTCAGGGCAAACTCGTGCGCCGCTTCGTCGAACGACGCCACGCAGTCACGCGGCACGACTACTCTATAGTTCAGCATTCGCGCGTCAACGGCGGTATACAGGTCGCAGATGTTCGTACACACGCCTACGAGCACTATCTCATCGACACCGAGCTCGCGCAAGGTGAGGTCGAGATCCGTCTGAAAGAACCCGCTGAACCTGCGCTTCGGAATCACCTTGTCCCCCGGACGAGGACGGATCTCGTCCACGACTTCGGCGCCGGGTGTGCCGGCCACGCAGTGAGGCGGGAACATGGCGAATTCCGGGTCATCCGCAGCATGCCTGTCGCAGACGTAGATCACCGGCCATCCAGCTGCGCGCGCCTCGTCGATCTTGCGCGCGACCGCCTGCACGACCTTCGCCGCCGGTGGGCCTATCGAGAGCTTCCCGTCGGCATCGATGAAGTCCTTCAACATGTCGATCACCACGAGCGCTTTGCCAGGCATAGCTCACACTCCCTTCACGCGGCCGCGCGGCCGCGAGACCGCCACGCTCAAGTGCTATCGCAGCTGGGGCACGAGCCCAGATCCCATCTCAAGTTCCTGCTCACTCCAGCGTCTCGCGAACCCGGGCCATGACCTCGTCGCGTATGATTTCCGCGGACTTCAGCGCCTTCGCCATCTCTTCGCGCATGGCGGAGACGAAGGCCTGGTCCTTTATGGAGCCAAGGTTTATCAGGACATTTAGGTACGCCCCGTGCAGGGCGGCGTCCGCCGCGAGGCAAGCCACTGCCGCGTCGGACAGGGCGCTCTGCGCTCCTTCCCTCACCGCGAGGTCAGCGAGGCGCATCACCTCCACCGCCCCCTTCGCGACTTGCGAGGGCACTCGGCACGCTTCCTTGAGGGCGTCCTGGATAGCGGCGCTGCGAGACCTCTTCTCTTCGTCAGAGGACTTGGGCAACCGGTACGCGGCCATCACCGCTTCGAAAGCCGCCGCGTCCTCGTCTACGAGCCTCTCGAAGTGGCGCCTGAGGCCGCCCGCTATCTCCACGACCATGGTCATGTCCGCCTCCACGTCCGCCGGCCTGCGCGAGGCCTCGCCTTCATGGGACGACTCTGGCGGCGTGACCGGTCTAGCTTTGACTAGCGCTGATTCGACGGGAGGGGTCGCACCCGACTCGTGCGCAGACGTGGGCGTTTGCGCGCGTCCCCCGGCGCTCAACTTACGAAGCGTGAGCGAACCCACCATGCTCACGAGAGCGGCGGCGAGCGCCGCCGCGAGCGCCGACACGCTGCCTCCTCCCGGCGTTGGAGAGCCTGCCGCGACCTCGTCGATGAAACTGCTGACCGTCAGGTTGGTAAGGCTCACAAGACCCGCCTCCCCTCGCTCACCACGAGCTGTCCGCGCTTTATCACCTTGTCAACGAAGTTCGTTCCAAGTTGGTACGGAAGCTTGAGATGAGTGTCCACGTCGGCGACGATGATGTCTGCGAACTTCCCCACCTCGATGCTGCCCATCTCGTCGCTTCGCCCGAGAGCGTGCGCCGCGTTTATGGTGCACGCGCATATGACCTCCGCGGGATGGAGCCTCATGCCCAGGGCCGCCAGGTTCATCACGAATTGCATCGAGAGCGTGGGCGACGTGCCGGGGTTGAAGTCCGTGGCAAGCGCGACGTGGCACCCGGCGTCGATGAAAGCCCTCGCGTCGGCATACCTCCCGAGCATGAGCGTAAACGAGGTGGCCGGAAGCAGCGTGGCCACGACGCCTGCCTCCGCCATGCGGCGAATGCCTGAAAGCGACGCACAAAGGAGGTGGTCCGCGCTGGCCGCACCGACCTCAGAAGCTAGCTCAGCGCCTCCCATGGGCGCGATCTCATCCGCATGCAGCTTTGGAGCGAGCCCGGCCGCCTTGCCGGCCTCGAGCACGCGGCGGCTCTGTTCAACCGAGAAGACTCCTTCCTCGCAGAACACGTCGCAGAACTCCGCGAGCTTATCGGACGCCACGCGAGGAATAATCTCCTCGATGACGCAAAGCACGTACCCATCGGGATCTCCGCGGTACTCCGGCGGCACGGCGTGCGCCCCGAGGAAGGTTGCGACGATGTCCATGGGGTGGCGCTCGGCGAGCTCCCTGGCAACGCGAAGGCATTTGAGCTCCTCGTCTAGGGACAGCCCGTACCCGCTCTTGACCTCCACGGTAGTCGTGCCGTAGCAAAGCATGGCGTCCAGGCGTCTCATGGCAATGTCGACGAGTGCCGAGGCGGGAGCGGCGCGGGTCGCTCTCACCGTCGACAGTATGCCCCCGCCGGATGCCAGTATGTCCATGTAGGAGCGCCCCTCGGCTCTCTGGATGAACTCGTTCTCCCGAGAGCCCGCGAACACCAGGTGCGTGTGGGAATCGACGAGGCCGGGCAGAACCACCTTCCCGGAGGCGTCAACGACTCTAGCGTCGGAGGTCAAGTCCACCTTCGCCCTCACCTCAGAGGACGTGCCTACCGCGACTATGCGATCGCCCATCGCGGCGACGCTGCCGCCCTCGATGACGCCGAGATCGCGCATGGCCTGACCGGTGCGAGGCCCGCCCGCGACGGTAACTAGTTCGTTCGCGTTCTCCACGATGAGGTTGGCCCGGATTCTCACGTTCATATCCTCCCGCTCGTCTTCCGACCGGCGTCTTTGTCCCCGATCGAGTCCCGTTTCAGGTCGCATCCAGTGGTATCCGGCCGTATTCCGCTGCGGTGGCCTATTCCCACACGCGGGCCTCCAAGACCTGCTTGCGGCCGAAGCTCTCGAGGCGAAGGTAGTGCTCAGCGGCGGCGAGGAGAGCATCCAGCGGAACGAGGCCCACGATCTCGCTGCCGACTATTGGGACGCCGTATCGCTCGGCCTCGGATCTCACCAGGTTGAACACTACGTGCATGGGGGTCTTCTTGAAGTTCGTGAGATTCATGGAGACCTGAGCCAGGTTGCGGTCCTCGAGTCTGATCCCGAGAGCCTTCACGTACATGAGCCCGCCGCTCGAAGCCCGGACTACGCGGGCTATTCTCTTCGCTATGGACACGTCCGGAGTGCCAAGGTTGATGTTGAAGGCGATGAGGAACTCTCGCGCCCCGATGACCGTCGCCCCGGCGGTTGGGTGCATGACGGGGTCGCCGAAGTCCGGGCGCCTTTCGGGGAGGTGGATCTCTTTCTTCAAGCCCTCGTACTCGCCTCTTCTGATGTCCGCGAGGTTTCTTCGGTCGGGTCGGGTCGCGGCCTCTTCGTAGAGGTATACGGGGATGTGTAACTTCTCGGCTACCTCCGCGCCCAGCTCGCGCGCTAGGGCGACACAATCCGCCATGGTAACGCCGGAGACGGGCACGAACGGGACCACGTCGGTGGCGCCGATGCGAGGATGCTCCCCCCGGTGCTCCTCCATGTTGATGAGCTCCGCGGCCTTGCCGATGGCTCGGAACGCCGCCTCCTTTACTAAGGCGGGCTCGCCGATGAACGTCAGCACCGACCTGTTATGGCTGGGATCTGACGAGAAATCGAGAAGCTGCACGCCCGGAACGCTCTCGACGGCCGCCGCGATCTCGCGAACGACCTCGGGCCTGCGTCCCTCGCTGAAATTCGGAACACATTCGACGATCTGCCTCGACATGCCTTTCATCTCCCCCACAGGCCGCGTCGCACGTCCAGTCGCAAGCTGCTTCGCACGACCTTGGAAGGCTCGACATCCAAGTCGACATCCAGGTCCGCGGGACGAGCCTCCTCAACCGCCTCGTCGAGGCATCGTATAGCTCGTAGATCGCTTTGGATCTCTGCCTTCAGGACGCGGAGTTGCCTTGCATCAACAACCATGCGAGAGGTCCTCTCCCTCCTGAAAGACTCGGCGGCGGAGCTCGGGCGAAGCGTCTTCAAGCACAACCAGGTCGACGCCGAACGAGGTCAGCTTGGAAACCTCCGAGAAGACACGCCAGTATTCGGACCACGTAATGCCCTCTACTGCGAGGTCGATGTCGCTCAAGGGCGTAAAACCGTCTCCGCTGGCGAGTGACCCGAAAAGTATCACTCTGGCTGCGCCAGCTTCCGAAAGGCGCAGCGCGATCTTCTTCGCGTCCGCCTTGGCCGCGCGCTGCGCTTTCTCGCACTCCTTCGCCCAAAGCCGCGCCCTCCGCCTTATGCCGTCCACATAGGGCCCAACATCTACCGCAGACCCTTCCACCGCAGACCGCGTCTCTATCGGCGAGTCGGAGTCTCTCATATCACTCACCGCCTTGCCTTCCCCGTGTCGCCGTGCGCGCCCTTGTAACCTGATTCTACCAGACGAGTGAGGGACGGTCAACGCTATCGCAGGGCCTGCCGGCCTCGCGGATCACCACAACACCGCATTCAGTGGACACTCGGAAACAGCTTGAAGGTGCCGCACGGATCGTGGTAGAATCTGCCTAAAGCTAGACTCTGCCAGAACCGGACGTGGCGCGGACGTGGCGCGGCGCCGACCGGGTGCCGAACGCTCTGCACGACCGCTGGCCAGACCGACAGCGGGCCGCTCGTCCAACCCGCGCGATGGCGCGCGGCGCGAACACCCAGGGTGCGAACAGCGCGGTGCCGCACATATCAAGGGGGGGTAGAGGGAGGGGTGAAGGTGGAACGAGCGATCACCGTAAGGGATCTGACGAAAACCTTTGCTGTCCGGCAGAGGGAGGCAGGGCTGCGGGCGAGCGTACGCTCCATCCTCAAGCCCCAGGTGTCACAAGTCCGCGCCGTGCGGGGCATCTCGTTCGAAGTGAACCAGGGTGAAACGGTGGCCTTCATCGGCCCCAACGGGGCGGGGAAGTCTACCACCATAAAGATGCTTGCGGGAATACTCTTCCCGACATCCGGGCAGGCGAGTGTGCTCGGGTTCACGCCGTGGCGAGACCGGGAGCGACTGGCGTTCCTAATCGGCTCCGTCTTCGGCCAGAAGTCTCAGCTCTGGTATCATCTGCCCCCGCTTGACACCTTCGACCTCTTGGCCAGGATATACGAGCTCGACCGGAAGGAATACCTGGCCCGACGGGATCACCTCATCGAGACCTTTGAGATAGGGGAGTTTCAGCGCACTCCTGTACGCAAGCTCTCCCTTGGCCAGCGGATGCGCTGTGAGTTGGCAGCGTCCTTGCTGCACAGACCGCAACTCGTGTTCCTGGACGAGCCCACAATCGGGCTGGATATCGTGGCGCGTCAGAGCATCCGGACGCTCATAAGGCAGGCTAACGAGGAGGAAGGGACGACGGTTTTCCTCACGTCCCACGATGTCGGAGACATCGAGGGTCTCTGCAAGCGCGTCATCGTCATAAACCATGGCGAGCTCATCCTCGATGAGAGCACGTCCTCACTCAAGCGGAGCTATCTCAAGAGCAAGGTGGTCGACCTGAGGCTCGCTTCACCGGTCGGCGAGGAGCACCTGCAGCTTCCGGGGGTGCAGATCCTGAAGGCGAAGGGGTATGGCCTGAAACTGGAAGTGAATACGAGAGAGCAGCGGATAGAAAACGTGGTCAGCCTCATCCTTCAGCGCTTCAACGTTGTGGACATCAACATATCGGACCCGCCGCTCGAGGACATCATCGCCGCTATATACCAAGAGACAGCCCCCAGCCCCGCCGCTGCGCCTGCCTCGGCTGAGACTCGGACTGCGAATGCGGCCTCTGCCACAGCCGGGAGCGACGGCCGATGCGACGGCGAAAGCGAAAGCCGTTGGAGCGGTGAAGCGCGGGACCGAGAGGCACCGCAAGCCCTGTCAGGCAAACGCGCCTTACCCGATGACACCGACGCTTCGAGCCGCGGAGGTGGCACCGCATGATCCGAATCATCCGACGGCGCGGATCCGCAGGGGCGCAGCGCTTACATCAGAAGTCTAATGGCTCGGGACACGGCGCGTCTCGTGGCTCGGGGCGCGGCACATCTCGTGGCCCGGAATACGGCGCGTCTCGTGGTCCAGCGGACGATTGCGGCTGTGGTCGCAGGCATCGACGCCACCACGCGTCTGCAAGCAAGTACCTGGCTGTGTTGGGGCTCTCGGTCGAGACCGCCGCGGCGTATTTCCCGGACACCGCTGTCCGGACCATCTTCATGGCGGTTGTGATCTTCGTGTTCGTTCACCTCTGGCACACGACGTACACGGTAACGGGCAGTACGGCCATAGCGGGGTTCTCCGTAGCACAGATGATCTGGTATCTAGTCATCACGGAAAGCATCATCACCGGAAGGATTCGCTACTGGCGTAACATGGACGAGGAAGTCCGATCCGGACAGATCGCGTACTCCCTGAACAAGCCGGTGAACTATCTTACCTTTCACTACGCGACTTTCCTTGGGGAGTCAATAGTCAAGGTCGGAGCGAACCTTCTCGTTGGGAGCGTGGTGGCCATTGTCATGGTGGGCCCGATAAGCGTGCCGCTGCGGGCAGCGCCGTTCGTGGCCGCGTCGATGCTGCTCGGCCTCACCGTGGATTACATGACGGCAGCGGCCATCGGCCTCTTGGCCTTCTGGGTGGAGGATACCGCCCCGTTCGGTCTCATATACAACTGCCTCGCGCTGATTCTGGGCGGGACCCTCCTGCCTCTCGAGCTCTTTCCGGCAACGCTGCGAAGGGTGGCCGCGGCGCTTCCCATGAATCAAGTGGTCTATGCTCCCGCCAGACTGCTTGCCGATTTCTCGAGCTCGCAGCCGTTCTCCATCCTGGCGCGACAGGTCGCCTGGGTCGCCGTGACCGGTTGCGTGCTGTCGTGCGTGTTCCACCTCGGAAGGAGGCGCCTGGATGTCAACGGAGGGTAGAGCGGGTAAAAGGGGCAATTGCGATGGAGATCTTGACCCTCGCCCTCGTCGCGTCGTCGGCACGGGACGCGTTACTAGAGGCACATCGGGAGCTGCGCGTGCATCTTCAAGGACAGGGCTCTTGGCGGACATGCGGCTAATAGCGGCCTATGCCCGACTCAACTTGCAGGCCGCCATGGAATACAGAGCCAGCTTTATCTCGCAGGTATTCGGCATGTTCTTGAACGACGGCATATGGCTTGCATTCTGGTGGCTGTACTTCACGAGGTTCCCGGTGCTTGGGTCATGGCAGCGCGAGGATGTGGTGGTGCTGTGGGCGGTTCTGGCCACGTCCTTCGGCGTGGCAACGGGGGTATTCGGAAACGCGCTTGGTCTTTCGGGGCTCATCCTTCGGGGCGACCTCGACTACTACCTCGTGCTCCCCAGGGATGCGCTCTTGCACGCCCTCGTGAGCCGCATGAGCACTTCAGCGTGGGGCGATATCGCCTTTGGCACCCTGGTCTTCCTTGCTTTCGGGAACGCGACCCCGGTACGTCTCCTCCTCTATGTGCTGTCGGTGAGCCTCGTCGCCGTCTTTTTCGTGAGCTTCTTCGTGCTCGCGAACTCGCTTGCGTTCTTCATCGGCAGCTCTCAGGGGCTCTCGGAGCAGCTTCAGATGACGCTGGTTCACTTTTCGTCCTATCCGACCACGATCTTCCAGGGCGCTACGAGGGTGATCCTCTTCACGCTGATCCCGGCCGGGTTCATCAGTTCGGTTCCGGTGAACGTCCTGCGCCGCTTCCATCCTGGCTTCTTCGCGGCCCTCGTCGCCGCTACCCTG
This window encodes:
- the folB gene encoding dihydroneopterin aldolase, producing the protein MAGPSDRIVLRNMVFYGYHGVFPAEKELGQRFEVDVELATDLSTAAQADDLDAGGINYVDVYTLVKDIVEEREFNLIEALAETIAQEILAAHEVDEVIVRVRKPDVAMGGVLDYVGVEIVRRPAR
- the folP gene encoding dihydropteroate synthase codes for the protein MEDGVTAVDGERAREQEKRGVASHNARLILVNDEGDLEREMRDIGVAPEGVSIMVPKGVFRVIRLERVPLRAAILIKEEMLSKGGEAAVSDGVASLSTDSTDVLLMGTARTLRRAAEGLLRQPFGLRDIAREIIEVLDTCEPPVARTRRTLKLREHTLALGERTYIMGIVNVTPDSFSDGGQHCTTEAAVEHARRLVEEGADIVDIGGESTRPGAEPVPLEEEMARVIPVVKRLAAEVQVPISVDTYKSEVAEAALAAGAHMVNDISGLRLDERLGEVVARAGVPVVLMHMKGLPRDMQDNPQYDSVVGEILGFFRDAVARAEAYGIPRDSIVIDPGIGFGKTVAHNLEILRRLKEFRSLGLPILVGTSRKSLIGKVLNLPVDQRLEGTAATVALAIASGADIVRVHDVRYMSRVARMADAIVRGGAERGGAE
- a CDS encoding cysteine hydrolase; the protein is MPGKALVVIDMLKDFIDADGKLSIGPPAAKVVQAVARKIDEARAAGWPVIYVCDRHAADDPEFAMFPPHCVAGTPGAEVVDEIRPRPGDKVIPKRRFSGFFQTDLDLTLRELGVDEIVLVGVCTNICDLYTAVDARMLNYRVVVPRDCVASFDEAAHEFALKEMERTLGVKVV
- a CDS encoding cyclodeaminase/cyclohydrolase family protein, translating into MSLTNLTVSSFIDEVAAGSPTPGGGSVSALAAALAAALVSMVGSLTLRKLSAGGRAQTPTSAHESGATPPVESALVKARPVTPPESSHEGEASRRPADVEADMTMVVEIAGGLRRHFERLVDEDAAAFEAVMAAYRLPKSSDEEKRSRSAAIQDALKEACRVPSQVAKGAVEVMRLADLAVREGAQSALSDAAVACLAADAALHGAYLNVLINLGSIKDQAFVSAMREEMAKALKSAEIIRDEVMARVRETLE
- the hutI gene encoding imidazolonepropionase, which gives rise to MNVRIRANLIVENANELVTVAGGPRTGQAMRDLGVIEGGSVAAMGDRIVAVGTSSEVRAKVDLTSDARVVDASGKVVLPGLVDSHTHLVFAGSRENEFIQRAEGRSYMDILASGGGILSTVRATRAAPASALVDIAMRRLDAMLCYGTTTVEVKSGYGLSLDEELKCLRVARELAERHPMDIVATFLGAHAVPPEYRGDPDGYVLCVIEEIIPRVASDKLAEFCDVFCEEGVFSVEQSRRVLEAGKAAGLAPKLHADEIAPMGGAELASEVGAASADHLLCASLSGIRRMAEAGVVATLLPATSFTLMLGRYADARAFIDAGCHVALATDFNPGTSPTLSMQFVMNLAALGMRLHPAEVICACTINAAHALGRSDEMGSIEVGKFADIIVADVDTHLKLPYQLGTNFVDKVIKRGQLVVSEGRRVL
- the ftcD gene encoding glutamate formimidoyltransferase, producing MSRQIVECVPNFSEGRRPEVVREIAAAVESVPGVQLLDFSSDPSHNRSVLTFIGEPALVKEAAFRAIGKAAELINMEEHRGEHPRIGATDVVPFVPVSGVTMADCVALARELGAEVAEKLHIPVYLYEEAATRPDRRNLADIRRGEYEGLKKEIHLPERRPDFGDPVMHPTAGATVIGAREFLIAFNINLGTPDVSIAKRIARVVRASSGGLMYVKALGIRLEDRNLAQVSMNLTNFKKTPMHVVFNLVRSEAERYGVPIVGSEIVGLVPLDALLAAAEHYLRLESFGRKQVLEARVWE
- a CDS encoding nucleotidyltransferase domain-containing protein — protein: MRDSDSPIETRSAVEGSAVDVGPYVDGIRRRARLWAKECEKAQRAAKADAKKIALRLSEAGAARVILFGSLASGDGFTPLSDIDLAVEGITWSEYWRVFSEVSKLTSFGVDLVVLEDASPELRRRVFQEGEDLSHGC
- a CDS encoding ABC-2 family transporter protein, whose amino-acid sequence is MRLIAAYARLNLQAAMEYRASFISQVFGMFLNDGIWLAFWWLYFTRFPVLGSWQREDVVVLWAVLATSFGVATGVFGNALGLSGLILRGDLDYYLVLPRDALLHALVSRMSTSAWGDIAFGTLVFLAFGNATPVRLLLYVLSVSLVAVFFVSFFVLANSLAFFIGSSQGLSEQLQMTLVHFSSYPTTIFQGATRVILFTLIPAGFISSVPVNVLRRFHPGFFAALVAATLVLATAARAVFSLGLRRYESGNLMTVRI